Proteins from one Mycobacterium sp. EPa45 genomic window:
- a CDS encoding alpha/beta hydrolase family protein, whose translation MHGWLPLTVQILAGLVLAVAVGWRTRRWRLVWLPLAAIVGIGAAWFTQWSISDDGLAGDPAPHQLWVWIAATGLAAVVAIAGWRGARWWRRGMSVLAVPLCALATALMLNVWVGYFPTVQTAWNQLTAGPLPDQTDRATVTAMVQQHAIPAKGTVVEVTIPSDASHFAHRDEWVYLPPAYYATNPPPKLPTVMMIGGEFNTPADWLRAGNAIKTIDDFAAAHHGNAPVFVFVDSGGAFNNDTECVNGPRGNAADHLTKDVVPFMLSNFGVSADRANWGLVGWSMGGTCAVDLATMHPDMFSTFEDIAGDLAPNSGTKTQTIARLFGGNAAAYASFDPATVITRHGPYQNVSGWFAISGAPSAQRAAPAAVANNPNPNDQTGAANTLCGLGTVNGINCAVVAQPGKHDWPFAARAFAAALPWLAGQIATPGIPPVALPGPPDPRPGPVTIAAAGRPPGVR comes from the coding sequence ATGCACGGATGGTTGCCGCTCACGGTGCAGATCCTGGCCGGCCTCGTTCTGGCGGTGGCTGTGGGCTGGCGGACGCGCCGCTGGCGGCTGGTCTGGCTGCCACTCGCCGCGATCGTCGGCATCGGCGCCGCGTGGTTCACCCAATGGAGCATTTCCGACGACGGCCTGGCCGGCGATCCGGCCCCGCACCAGCTGTGGGTGTGGATCGCTGCCACGGGTCTGGCCGCGGTGGTCGCGATCGCAGGTTGGCGGGGCGCCCGATGGTGGCGTCGGGGCATGTCGGTGCTGGCGGTACCGCTGTGCGCGTTGGCGACCGCGCTGATGCTCAATGTGTGGGTGGGCTACTTCCCCACCGTGCAAACCGCCTGGAACCAGCTCACCGCGGGCCCGCTGCCCGACCAGACCGACCGCGCCACGGTCACCGCGATGGTGCAGCAGCACGCCATCCCCGCCAAGGGCACGGTGGTGGAAGTGACAATCCCGTCGGACGCCTCGCATTTCGCGCATCGTGACGAGTGGGTCTATCTGCCACCGGCGTACTACGCGACCAACCCGCCGCCGAAGCTGCCGACGGTCATGATGATCGGTGGGGAATTCAACACTCCCGCCGACTGGCTACGCGCGGGCAATGCGATCAAGACGATCGACGACTTCGCGGCCGCACATCACGGCAACGCCCCGGTGTTCGTGTTCGTCGACTCCGGCGGGGCGTTCAACAACGACACCGAGTGCGTCAACGGCCCGCGCGGCAATGCCGCCGACCATCTCACCAAAGACGTTGTGCCGTTCATGCTCTCGAACTTCGGCGTCAGCGCCGACCGTGCCAACTGGGGCCTGGTCGGCTGGTCGATGGGCGGTACCTGCGCCGTCGACCTGGCCACGATGCATCCGGACATGTTCAGCACGTTCGAGGACATCGCCGGCGATCTCGCGCCCAACTCCGGCACCAAGACCCAGACCATCGCCCGGCTGTTCGGGGGCAACGCGGCCGCCTACGCGAGCTTCGACCCTGCCACCGTCATCACCAGACATGGTCCCTACCAGAACGTGTCGGGCTGGTTCGCCATCTCCGGCGCACCGTCGGCCCAGCGCGCAGCTCCCGCCGCCGTCGCCAACAACCCGAATCCCAATGACCAGACCGGCGCGGCGAACACGCTCTGCGGACTGGGCACCGTCAACGGCATCAATTGCGCGGTGGTGGCGCAGCCCGGTAAGCACGATTGGCCGTTCGCCGCACGCGCCTTCGCCGCCGCACTGCCCTGGCTGGCCGGACAGATAGCGACGCCGGGCATCCCGCCGGTCGCGCTGCCGGGTCCGCCGGACCCCCGCCCGGGCCCGGTGACGATCGCTGCCGCGGGGAGGCCACCGGGAGTACGGTGA
- a CDS encoding SDR family oxidoreductase produces MTGKIVAITGASSGIGAATARLLAQRGAAVVLGARREHRLHGLADEIRDEGGTVLAVPTDVTQRADVERLVDSAVREFGGLDAFVGNAGISRIGPVSELDVDGWSAMIDVNLLGVLHGVAAALPVFRAQGHGDFITVVSTAGLKIVPTMAVYAATKNAVRTLMEGLRQESTDGVIRTTSVSPGYVNTELDSSIEDPDARRRARAEMDRMGLPPEAVARAIAFALEQPREVEIGDITIRPTVQG; encoded by the coding sequence CTGACCGGCAAGATCGTCGCGATCACCGGTGCCAGTAGCGGGATCGGCGCCGCGACAGCGCGACTGCTGGCGCAGCGGGGTGCGGCCGTCGTCCTCGGTGCGCGCCGCGAGCACCGGTTACACGGACTGGCCGACGAGATTCGCGACGAGGGCGGGACGGTGCTGGCGGTCCCGACCGACGTCACTCAACGCGCCGATGTCGAGCGCCTGGTTGATTCCGCGGTGCGGGAGTTCGGCGGCCTCGACGCCTTCGTCGGCAACGCCGGCATCAGCCGGATCGGTCCGGTGAGCGAACTCGACGTCGACGGCTGGTCGGCGATGATCGACGTCAACTTGCTGGGTGTGCTGCACGGTGTTGCGGCGGCGCTGCCGGTTTTCCGCGCGCAGGGTCACGGCGATTTCATCACGGTGGTGTCGACCGCCGGGCTCAAGATCGTCCCGACCATGGCGGTCTATGCCGCGACGAAGAACGCCGTGCGCACCCTGATGGAGGGCTTGCGGCAGGAATCGACGGACGGCGTCATCCGTACCACGTCCGTGTCCCCCGGCTACGTCAACACCGAACTGGATTCGTCCATCGAAGATCCGGACGCCCGACGCCGGGCACGCGCGGAGATGGACCGCATGGGCCTGCCGCCCGAGGCCGTTGCCCGCGCTATCGCGTTCGCCCTCGAACAACCGCGCGAGGTCGAGATCGGCGACATCACCATTCGCCCAACGGTTCAGGGCTAG
- the uvrA gene encoding excinuclease ABC subunit UvrA, with amino-acid sequence MADRLVVKGAREHNLRSIDLDLPRDSLIVFTGLSGSGKSSLAFDTIFAEGQRRYVESLSAYARQFLGQMDKPDVDFIEGLSPAVSIDQKSTNRNPRSTVGTITEVYDYLRLLYARAGTAHCPVCGERIARQTPQQIVDQVLAMDEGLRFQVLAPVVRTRKGEFVDLFDNLNSQGYSRVRVDGVVHPLTDPPKLKKQEKHDIEVVVDRLTVKATAKQRLTDSVETALNLADGIVVLEFVDREDDHPHREQRFSEKLACPNGHPLAVDDLEPRSFSFNSPYGACPECSGLGIRKEVDPELVVPDPDLTLAEGAVAPWAMGHTAEYFTRMMSGLGEAMGFDVNTPWRKLPAKAHRAILEGCDEQVHVRYKNRYGRTRSYYAEFEGVMAFLHRRMEQTDSEQMKERYDGFMRDVPCPECNGTRLKPEILAVTLAAGEHGAKSIAEVSELSISDCSEFLNDLTLGTRESAIAGQVLKEVQSRLGFLLDVGLDYLSLSRAAGTLSGGEAQRIRLATQIGSGLVGVLYVLDEPSIGLHQRDNRRLIETLTRLRDLGNTLIVVEHDEDTIAHSDWVVDIGPAAGEHGGQVVHSGPYADLLRNPDSITGAYLSGKQSIDVPAIRRPIDPRRQLTVIGAREHNLRDIDVAFPLGVLTSVTGVSGSGKSTLVNDILASVLANKLNGARQVPGRHTRINGLEHVDKLVRVDQSPIGRTPRSNPATYTGVFDKIRTLFAATTEAKVRGYQPGRFSFNVKGGRCEACSGDGTIKIEMNFLPDVYVPCEVCHGARYNRETLEVHYKGKTISEVLDLSIEDAAEFFEPITGIHRYLRTLVDVGLGYVRLGQPAPTLSGGEAQRVKLAAELQKRSTGRTVYILDEPTTGLHFEDIRKLLKVINGLVDKGNSVIVIEHNLDVIKTSDWIVDMGPEGGSGGGTVVAQGTPEDVAAAPNSYTGKFLADVLPAAPAPKRATRRRKVS; translated from the coding sequence GTGGCTGACCGGCTTGTCGTCAAGGGGGCGCGTGAGCACAACCTGCGCAGCATCGACCTGGACCTGCCTCGCGACAGTTTGATCGTCTTCACCGGACTGTCCGGATCGGGCAAGTCCTCGTTGGCGTTCGACACCATTTTCGCCGAGGGGCAGCGCCGCTACGTCGAGTCGCTGTCGGCCTATGCGCGTCAGTTCCTCGGCCAGATGGACAAGCCGGATGTCGACTTCATCGAGGGGCTTTCCCCAGCGGTGTCTATCGATCAGAAGTCCACCAACCGCAACCCGCGCTCGACCGTCGGCACCATCACCGAGGTCTACGACTACCTCCGCCTGCTCTACGCCCGGGCCGGCACCGCGCACTGCCCGGTCTGCGGTGAGCGCATCGCCCGGCAGACCCCGCAGCAGATCGTCGACCAGGTGCTGGCCATGGACGAGGGCCTGCGGTTCCAGGTACTGGCCCCGGTGGTCCGTACCCGCAAGGGCGAATTCGTGGATCTCTTCGACAATCTCAACAGCCAGGGTTACAGCCGGGTCCGGGTCGACGGCGTCGTGCATCCGCTCACCGACCCGCCGAAGCTGAAGAAGCAGGAGAAGCACGACATCGAGGTGGTGGTCGACCGGCTCACGGTCAAGGCCACCGCGAAGCAGCGCCTCACCGACTCGGTCGAGACGGCATTGAACCTGGCCGACGGCATCGTCGTGCTGGAGTTCGTCGACCGCGAGGACGACCACCCCCACCGCGAGCAGCGGTTCTCCGAGAAGCTGGCCTGCCCCAACGGCCACCCGCTGGCCGTCGACGACCTCGAGCCGCGGTCGTTCTCGTTCAACTCGCCCTACGGCGCCTGCCCGGAGTGCAGCGGCCTCGGCATCCGCAAGGAGGTCGACCCCGAGCTGGTCGTGCCCGATCCCGACCTGACGCTCGCCGAAGGTGCGGTAGCGCCGTGGGCCATGGGCCACACCGCCGAGTACTTCACCCGGATGATGTCCGGTCTGGGTGAGGCAATGGGCTTCGACGTCAACACGCCGTGGCGCAAGCTTCCGGCCAAGGCACACAGGGCGATTCTGGAAGGTTGCGACGAGCAGGTCCACGTCCGCTACAAGAACCGCTACGGCCGAACCCGTTCGTACTACGCCGAATTCGAAGGCGTGATGGCGTTCCTGCACCGGCGCATGGAACAGACCGACTCCGAGCAGATGAAGGAGCGCTACGACGGGTTCATGCGCGACGTGCCATGCCCGGAGTGCAATGGCACCCGCCTGAAGCCGGAGATCCTCGCGGTCACGCTGGCGGCGGGTGAGCACGGTGCGAAGTCGATCGCCGAAGTGTCCGAACTGTCGATTTCCGACTGTTCCGAGTTCCTCAACGACCTCACGCTCGGCACCCGCGAGTCCGCGATCGCCGGGCAGGTCCTCAAGGAAGTGCAATCCCGGCTGGGCTTCCTGCTCGATGTCGGGCTGGACTATCTGTCGCTGTCCCGCGCGGCGGGCACGCTGTCCGGCGGCGAGGCGCAACGCATTCGGCTCGCCACCCAGATCGGTTCGGGTCTGGTCGGTGTGCTGTACGTGCTCGACGAGCCGTCGATCGGGCTGCACCAGCGCGACAACCGCAGACTCATCGAAACCCTCACGCGGCTAAGGGATCTGGGCAACACGTTGATCGTCGTCGAGCACGACGAGGATACGATCGCGCACTCCGACTGGGTGGTGGACATCGGCCCGGCGGCCGGCGAGCACGGCGGTCAAGTCGTGCACAGCGGGCCGTATGCCGACCTGTTGCGCAACCCGGATTCCATCACCGGCGCCTACCTCTCGGGCAAGCAGAGCATCGACGTACCGGCTATCCGCCGGCCGATCGACCCACGCAGGCAGCTCACCGTGATCGGTGCGCGCGAACACAACCTGCGCGATATCGACGTCGCGTTCCCGCTCGGCGTGCTGACCTCGGTGACCGGTGTGTCGGGCTCGGGCAAGTCCACACTGGTCAATGACATCCTGGCCTCGGTGCTGGCCAACAAGCTCAACGGCGCCCGCCAGGTGCCCGGCCGGCACACCCGGATCAACGGGCTCGAGCACGTCGACAAGCTGGTCCGGGTCGACCAGTCACCGATCGGGCGCACCCCGCGCTCCAATCCGGCGACCTACACCGGCGTCTTCGACAAGATCCGGACGCTGTTCGCCGCCACGACCGAGGCAAAGGTTCGCGGCTATCAGCCCGGCCGGTTCTCGTTCAACGTCAAAGGTGGTCGCTGCGAAGCCTGTTCGGGTGACGGAACCATCAAGATCGAGATGAATTTCCTGCCCGACGTGTACGTGCCATGCGAGGTGTGCCATGGCGCCCGCTACAACCGCGAAACGCTCGAGGTGCACTACAAGGGTAAGACCATCTCGGAGGTGTTGGACCTGTCCATCGAGGACGCCGCCGAATTCTTCGAGCCGATCACCGGAATCCACCGCTATCTGCGAACCCTCGTCGACGTCGGGCTGGGATACGTGCGGCTGGGCCAGCCCGCGCCCACACTGTCCGGTGGCGAGGCGCAGCGTGTGAAGCTGGCTGCCGAACTGCAGAAGCGCTCGACCGGGCGCACCGTCTACATCTTGGACGAGCCGACCACCGGTCTGCATTTCGAGGACATCCGCAAGCTGCTCAAGGTCATCAACGGCCTTGTCGACAAAGGCAATTCAGTGATCGTCATCGAGCACAACCTGGACGTCATCAAGACCTCGGACTGGATCGTCGACATGGGCCCCGAGGGTGGTTCCGGTGGTGGCACGGTCGTCGCCCAGGGCACGCCCGAAGATGTGGCGGCGGCGCCGAACAGCTACACCGGCAAGTTCCTCGCCGACGTACTGCCTGCGGCCCCCGCACCCAAGCGGGCGACGCGCAGGCGCAAGGTCAGCTAG
- a CDS encoding MBL fold metallo-hydrolase — translation MTVVDDTYTGHVEPQTAARRTLPGATIVKMSVGPMDNNTYVVTCSRSGDSLLIDAANDADLLVDLVREHAPKLTLIVTSHQHFDHWQALAALAEATGVPTAAHQLDAEPLPVKPHRYLNDGDTIAVGDLVFDVIHLQGHTPGSVALALRPTGERTATHLFTGDCLFPGGVGKTWEPGAFEQLLGDVNSKVFGQYGDDTVVYPGHGDDTTLGAERPHLDEWRERGW, via the coding sequence ATGACAGTCGTCGACGACACCTATACCGGACACGTCGAACCGCAGACCGCAGCCCGCAGGACCCTGCCCGGCGCCACCATCGTCAAGATGTCGGTGGGCCCGATGGACAACAACACGTACGTGGTGACGTGTTCCCGTTCTGGGGACAGTCTATTGATCGACGCGGCCAACGACGCGGATCTGCTCGTCGACCTGGTGCGCGAGCACGCGCCGAAGCTGACCCTGATCGTGACCAGCCATCAGCACTTCGACCACTGGCAGGCGCTGGCGGCCCTCGCCGAGGCGACCGGCGTCCCGACCGCCGCCCATCAGCTGGACGCCGAGCCGCTGCCGGTGAAGCCGCACCGCTACCTGAACGACGGCGACACGATCGCCGTCGGCGACCTGGTCTTCGACGTGATCCACCTGCAAGGGCACACGCCCGGCTCGGTGGCCCTGGCGCTGCGGCCCACCGGCGAGCGGACCGCCACCCACCTGTTCACCGGCGACTGCCTGTTCCCCGGCGGGGTAGGCAAGACGTGGGAGCCGGGTGCATTCGAGCAACTGCTCGGCGACGTGAACAGCAAGGTGTTCGGCCAGTACGGCGACGACACCGTCGTCTATCCGGGCCATGGTGACGACACCACGCTGGGCGCCGAGCGTCCGCACCTCGACGAATGGCGTGAGCGAGGCTGGTAG
- a CDS encoding SRPBCC family protein, with product MSTTTASIDVNRPIRTVYNQWTQFESFPKFMEGVEEITQRDDTHTHWRIKVGPVSREFDATITEQHPEERVAWKSDSGPDHAGVVTFHRLDDSTTRVTTQMDVDPEGFLENVADKLGVLKARVNGDLERFKKFIEEQPSETGEWRGDVSRPDA from the coding sequence ATGAGCACCACCACGGCGTCCATCGACGTGAACCGACCGATCAGGACCGTGTACAACCAGTGGACGCAATTCGAGTCCTTCCCGAAGTTCATGGAAGGCGTCGAAGAGATCACCCAACGCGACGACACCCACACGCACTGGCGCATCAAAGTCGGTCCGGTCAGCCGGGAGTTCGACGCCACGATCACCGAGCAACACCCCGAAGAGCGGGTGGCCTGGAAGTCCGACAGCGGCCCGGACCACGCGGGCGTCGTGACGTTCCACCGCCTCGACGACTCGACCACTCGGGTGACCACCCAGATGGACGTCGACCCGGAGGGCTTTCTGGAGAACGTCGCCGACAAACTCGGCGTGCTCAAGGCCCGCGTGAACGGTGATCTCGAGCGGTTCAAGAAGTTCATCGAGGAGCAGCCCTCGGAAACCGGTGAGTGGCGCGGCGACGTCTCGCGGCCCGACGCCTGA
- a CDS encoding lipoprotein LpqH, translated as MNVRLMSVVGALGLLLIGGVGCAKDDKPSDAKTATSAEAKTTTATTAPPAGAKVTIDGQAKQVDGPVVCATTDGKFSIAIGEVITGVIVGLEQDASKVRAVGLGDVNGVVLNFTDGVPGDTATATKDGNTYTIKGTASGSDSAGKQVSKPFEVVATCP; from the coding sequence ATGAACGTTCGATTGATGAGTGTTGTTGGGGCACTGGGTCTTTTGTTGATCGGCGGGGTGGGTTGCGCGAAAGACGACAAGCCCAGCGATGCCAAGACCGCGACGTCCGCTGAAGCCAAGACGACGACGGCCACGACCGCGCCACCAGCCGGCGCCAAGGTCACGATCGACGGCCAGGCCAAACAGGTCGACGGACCGGTGGTGTGCGCGACGACGGACGGCAAGTTCTCGATCGCCATCGGCGAGGTGATCACCGGTGTGATCGTCGGTCTCGAGCAGGACGCGTCGAAGGTCCGCGCCGTCGGGCTCGGCGACGTGAACGGCGTGGTGCTCAACTTCACCGACGGGGTGCCCGGCGACACGGCCACCGCCACCAAGGACGGCAACACCTACACGATCAAGGGCACCGCCAGCGGTTCAGACTCGGCCGGCAAGCAAGTCAGCAAGCCCTTCGAAGTCGTCGCCACCTGCCCCTGA
- a CDS encoding CD225/dispanin family protein, which produces MTQQPPGYAPPPAQQPKNNLALAILATIFCFPITGIVAIVKAAQVNGLWVQGQYAEAQASAAAAKKWVIWSVVIWFVILVIYGVLFATGVMNMDVDTTTS; this is translated from the coding sequence ATGACCCAGCAACCACCCGGCTATGCCCCACCGCCGGCTCAGCAGCCAAAAAACAACCTGGCGCTCGCCATCCTGGCGACGATCTTCTGCTTCCCGATCACCGGCATCGTCGCAATCGTGAAAGCCGCTCAGGTGAATGGACTCTGGGTCCAGGGCCAATACGCCGAAGCCCAGGCCTCGGCCGCCGCCGCCAAGAAATGGGTAATCTGGAGCGTCGTCATCTGGTTCGTGATCCTCGTGATCTATGGCGTCCTCTTCGCTACCGGCGTGATGAACATGGACGTCGACACCACCACGTCATGA
- a CDS encoding DUF2752 domain-containing protein, giving the protein MISTEAGQATHGRLARLGQPLLVGALAAGACAAVWIADPTTPGGMLPLCPTKALLGVDCPGCGTLRMIYSLLHGDLLAAIRFNALGLVALVFLAVAYGTWSYGRATGRQIVGWQRHRLAPYIALVLVSVWFVVRNVPFAPFTALRV; this is encoded by the coding sequence ATGATCTCGACAGAGGCCGGGCAGGCGACCCACGGTCGCCTCGCCCGCCTCGGGCAGCCGCTGCTCGTGGGTGCACTGGCAGCGGGGGCCTGTGCGGCCGTGTGGATCGCTGACCCGACCACACCCGGCGGCATGCTTCCGCTCTGTCCCACGAAAGCCCTTCTGGGCGTTGACTGCCCGGGTTGCGGCACCCTCCGCATGATCTATTCGCTGTTGCATGGTGACCTGCTGGCAGCAATCCGGTTCAACGCACTCGGGTTGGTAGCGCTGGTATTCCTGGCTGTCGCCTATGGCACCTGGTCCTACGGCCGCGCTACCGGCCGCCAGATCGTCGGGTGGCAACGCCATCGATTGGCGCCGTATATCGCGCTGGTGTTGGTGTCGGTCTGGTTCGTCGTGCGCAACGTGCCGTTCGCCCCGTTCACCGCACTGCGCGTCTGA
- a CDS encoding magnesium transporter CorA family protein: MTHCRTRLWVDGELKTEDFPLRETSNHLAEDGALVWVDMCNPDHDVLCQLSDELGFDQHAVEDTVAHAERTKATRYATHTFMTVYATALAPPLANDLESRLLLTRVSIFVLPAGIVTVRHELDPQQPVFDIDEVVRRWDENADLLKMGAPALLHGLLDVIVDGQFDTIQQLDDAIEALEDGLFDDRAVTRTVQRSTYRLRKELVELRRVVLPMREVINTIMRRRAEHADTVELDSWYADLYDHVIRAAEWTESLRDMITTVFETNLSLQDARLNTIMKKLTGWAAIIAVPTAVTGWYGQNVPYPGFQSVIGYVSSAVIIVLVSGLLYLVFKRKGWL; this comes from the coding sequence ATGACCCACTGCCGAACCCGACTGTGGGTCGATGGCGAACTGAAGACGGAAGATTTTCCGCTCCGGGAGACCTCGAACCATCTCGCCGAGGACGGCGCGCTGGTCTGGGTGGATATGTGCAACCCAGACCACGACGTGTTGTGTCAGCTCTCCGACGAACTGGGCTTCGACCAGCACGCCGTCGAAGACACCGTGGCGCATGCCGAACGCACCAAGGCCACCCGGTACGCGACGCACACGTTCATGACGGTGTACGCGACGGCGTTGGCGCCGCCACTGGCCAACGATCTGGAGTCGCGGCTGCTGTTGACGAGGGTGTCGATCTTCGTGTTGCCTGCGGGGATCGTGACCGTGCGGCACGAATTAGACCCGCAGCAACCGGTTTTCGACATCGATGAGGTGGTTCGGCGGTGGGATGAGAACGCCGATCTGCTGAAAATGGGTGCACCGGCGTTGCTGCACGGCCTGCTCGACGTGATCGTCGACGGGCAATTCGACACCATCCAGCAACTGGACGACGCCATCGAAGCGCTCGAGGACGGGTTGTTCGACGACCGCGCGGTAACCCGCACGGTCCAGCGGTCGACCTACCGGCTGCGCAAAGAGCTCGTCGAACTGCGCCGCGTCGTGCTGCCCATGCGCGAAGTCATCAACACGATCATGCGCCGCCGTGCCGAGCATGCCGACACCGTCGAACTCGACAGCTGGTACGCCGACCTGTACGACCACGTCATCCGCGCAGCCGAGTGGACGGAGTCGTTGCGAGACATGATCACTACGGTGTTCGAGACCAATCTGTCGCTTCAGGACGCGCGGCTCAACACGATCATGAAGAAGCTCACCGGCTGGGCAGCGATCATCGCGGTGCCGACTGCGGTAACCGGGTGGTACGGCCAGAATGTGCCGTATCCCGGATTTCAGAGTGTCATTGGTTACGTGTCCAGCGCGGTGATCATCGTCCTGGTGTCGGGTTTGTTGTATCTCGTGTTCAAACGAAAAGGCTGGCTCTGA
- a CDS encoding universal stress protein, which translates to MGGYKTVVVGTDGSDSSLRAVDRAGYLASEPGSKVIVATAYFPANEDTRAADLLKDEGYKMAGNAPIYAILREARDRAKAAGAAEVEERAVVGAPVDALVELAEEVGADLLIVGNVGLSTIAGRLLGSVPANVARRSKTDVLIVHTTG; encoded by the coding sequence ATGGGCGGTTACAAGACCGTGGTCGTCGGCACGGACGGCTCGGATTCCTCGCTGCGTGCAGTCGACCGGGCGGGATATCTCGCCTCCGAACCAGGCTCCAAAGTCATCGTGGCAACCGCTTACTTCCCGGCCAACGAGGACACTCGCGCGGCCGACCTGCTGAAGGACGAGGGCTACAAGATGGCGGGCAATGCCCCCATCTACGCGATCCTGCGCGAGGCACGTGACCGCGCCAAGGCCGCCGGTGCCGCTGAGGTCGAAGAACGCGCCGTCGTCGGCGCTCCCGTCGATGCGCTGGTGGAGCTGGCCGAAGAGGTCGGCGCCGATCTGCTGATCGTCGGCAACGTGGGCTTGAGCACGATCGCCGGCCGCCTGCTGGGTTCGGTGCCTGCAAACGTCGCGCGCCGGTCCAAGACCGATGTGCTGATCGTTCACACCACCGGTTAG
- a CDS encoding glycosyltransferase family 39 protein, with product MSITLRPERVSSDGERSPASAGPLDAVFVAVFAAAVSAAGAARPSLWFDEAATISASTRPVPDLWRMLGNIDAVHGLYYLLMHGWFSVFPATEFWSRLSSSIAVGFAAAGVVVLGRQLSTRSIAVTAGVVFAVLPRVTWAGLETRSYALTMVVAVWLTLLWVAALRRDRPRWWLGYALVAIGATLLNVFSILLLPVHAVMALAMTDSKRTRRHGILAVLTACAATAPFLFFTQTQLFQVGWISPPGARTVGMMLVDQYFDRSLPVAVLSGLLIVVGLVSWRRAGWRPRRLVAITVAWILLPTCAVLVYSLLRDPVYYPRYLSFTAPAMALLLGSCIVALGRSSRAAIAVVLAVFALVATPNYLTQRGPYAKEGMDYSQVADVITYHAAPGDCLVMDNSTAWKPGPIRPLLAARPAAFAKLHDFGRGPTGIDRNLLWDAHIAVWTWADKMPGCPAIWTVSERDNRLPSYERGPALRGGPRLERAMAYQVPYRFGFRVVERWQFNFAQVTKSIR from the coding sequence GTGAGCATCACCCTTCGGCCCGAACGAGTCAGCAGCGACGGGGAGCGGTCACCCGCGTCCGCCGGGCCGCTCGACGCCGTGTTCGTGGCAGTGTTCGCCGCTGCTGTCAGCGCAGCCGGCGCGGCGCGGCCATCGCTGTGGTTCGACGAAGCTGCCACGATCTCGGCGTCCACCCGGCCGGTGCCCGACCTGTGGCGCATGCTCGGCAACATCGACGCCGTTCACGGCCTGTACTACCTGCTCATGCACGGCTGGTTCTCGGTGTTCCCCGCCACCGAATTCTGGTCACGGTTGTCCAGCTCGATCGCGGTCGGGTTCGCGGCCGCAGGTGTCGTGGTGCTCGGCCGACAACTGTCCACCCGATCTATTGCGGTGACCGCGGGTGTCGTATTCGCGGTACTCCCCCGGGTGACGTGGGCCGGCCTGGAAACCCGGTCCTATGCGCTGACAATGGTCGTTGCGGTATGGCTGACCCTGCTGTGGGTGGCCGCACTGCGCCGCGACCGGCCGCGATGGTGGCTCGGCTATGCGCTGGTGGCCATCGGCGCCACGCTGCTGAACGTCTTCTCGATTCTGTTGCTGCCCGTGCATGCGGTGATGGCGCTGGCGATGACCGACTCGAAAAGGACGAGACGGCACGGGATTCTGGCGGTGCTGACCGCCTGCGCCGCGACGGCCCCGTTCCTGTTCTTCACCCAGACCCAGCTGTTCCAGGTGGGCTGGATCTCGCCGCCGGGCGCACGCACCGTCGGAATGATGTTGGTAGATCAGTACTTCGACCGTTCACTCCCCGTCGCGGTGTTGTCCGGATTACTGATCGTCGTCGGCCTCGTGTCGTGGCGACGGGCCGGATGGCGGCCACGTCGGTTGGTCGCCATCACCGTGGCTTGGATACTGCTGCCCACCTGTGCCGTGCTCGTGTATTCACTGCTGCGCGATCCGGTTTACTACCCGCGCTATCTGTCCTTCACCGCCCCCGCCATGGCGCTTCTTCTCGGCTCTTGCATTGTGGCGCTGGGCCGCTCCTCCCGCGCCGCCATCGCAGTCGTGCTCGCCGTCTTTGCACTCGTCGCGACACCGAACTACCTGACCCAGCGGGGGCCGTACGCCAAAGAAGGCATGGACTACAGCCAGGTCGCCGATGTCATCACCTACCACGCCGCGCCGGGCGACTGCCTCGTGATGGACAATTCGACCGCGTGGAAGCCCGGTCCGATCCGCCCGTTGCTGGCCGCGCGTCCCGCTGCCTTCGCCAAACTGCACGATTTCGGCCGCGGTCCCACGGGCATCGATCGAAACCTGTTGTGGGACGCGCACATCGCCGTGTGGACGTGGGCCGACAAGATGCCCGGTTGTCCGGCGATCTGGACGGTGTCCGAGCGTGACAACCGTCTGCCCAGCTACGAGCGAGGGCCGGCGTTGCGGGGCGGTCCACGGCTCGAACGGGCGATGGCCTACCAGGTGCCCTACCGGTTCGGCTTCCGGGTAGTCGAACGCTGGCAGTTCAATTTTGCCCAGGTGACCAAGTCGATTCGCTGA